The Candidatus Obscuribacterales bacterium DNA segment TCATGGGCTACGAGTCCAACCGGCAGCGCAGTGGTGTGAGCAATACGATGCGATCGCGGATTGTGCGGATTGGTGCGAAACATCTGCCCCAGGCGGAGTTGAACCAAAAATTGATCGAGGCAGATTTTGCGCCGCTCAAGGATAAGGAAATCGCGTTTTACTACGGCGGTAAATAGAGGAGCAGAAGCCGTTCGAGGCATTCGCAGGGGGAGTCGGATCGGTACAGCATGGTTTAGATAGGCCAGACTGCGCCCGGCTCTCTCCTCATATCCTAATTGGAATTCCTGACCTGATTGGAATTCCTGACTTGATTGGAATTCCTAATTGAGAGCCTGCCTACTTGAGTTGACGGCGAATTTCCCGTAGGGATTGGTACATGTCCGGTAGACGATTGTATACGGCGGAAATTTTTAGCCAGAGACGGTTGGGAATGGCTGGATAGCCGGAGACGATCGCTCCTGGTTCCACATCGCGGTGGACGCCGGTCTGGGCCGTGGCGATCGCGCCATCACCGATGGTCACCTGGTTGGCAATACCCACCTGTCCTGCCAAAATCACCCGATTGCCCACCTTCACCCCGCCCGCTAGACCCACTTGGGCCGCCATGGCGCAAGCTTCGCCGATCTGACAGCCGTGGGCCACATGCACCAAGTTATCGAGTTTGGTATGGCGGCGGATGCGGGTTTCGCCAACAGCGGGACGATCGACCGCCGAGTTGCAGCCAATTTCTACGCCATCTTCCAAGACCACCTGCCCCGACTGCTCCATCTTGAACCAGCCCTCGGCTGTGGGGACAAAGCCAAAGCCTTCTGCCCCAATGCAGGCACCGCTATGGATGACGCAGTCAGCTCCTAGGATGCTGCGTTCATGGATGACACAGTTGGCATGGAGGAGGGAGCGATCGCCAATCTGCACCCCCGGATAGACGACGACGTTGGGATGGATGCACACGCCATCTCCCAAACGCACGCCAGCCTGAAGCACCACATGGGCTCCGATGGACACCCCCTCTCCGAGCTGTACCGATGGATCAATGACGGCGCTGGGATGAATGCCAGGGGCGGGTTTGAAGGGTTGGTAAAAAAGAGCGATCGCTTGGGCAAAGGCAAGACGGGGTTGGGGAACGCTCACCCAAGCCAGTTGGCGAGCATCGGCCGCTGCCTGCAAGGCCTCATTCATGGGCAAAATCAAGGCGCTGGCCTGGGTGGTGGCAATCTGAGCGGCGAAGGTTTCGCCTTCAATGTAGCTCAGTTGTCCAGGTTGGGCTTCGTCAATGGCCGCCACACCGCTGATCTCCGGATCCTGGGCAGTAGTGTGCTGGGACTGGAGATGCTGGGCAATTTGGCTCAGGTTGATCGTGGGCATGGCAAAACATCACACTGGTCAACGACATTACTCATCTTCCCCTGATCCAGGGACATTCAGGGGATTCGGCAGGATGTTGAACCACATCTCACAAGTAGGTGGGCTCAATTCAATGAGATCTATCGGGTTTCAACGTCGCTCAACCCTCTTCTCATCAGGATTTGAGCATTAGGCGACGTCAAAAGGCTTGCCATCGCTAGAGTGGCGCGACTGCCGCATCCCGTACCTGTTTCAACGCCGTACCAGAAAGGCCGCACATTCAATATGAGCGGTTTGGGGAAAGAAATCCACGGGCTGCACGCGGGCCAGACGATAGCCGCTTTCACAAAGCCGCATTAGGTCGCGGGCGAGGGTGGCGGGGTTGCAGCTCACGTAGACAATCCGCTCGGGCATCACCTCCAGTAAGGTTTCGAGCACAAACGGGTCACAGCCGCGTCGGGGCGGATCAAGCAGGATCACGTCTGGGGCAGCGGAGAGCGATCGCACCGTTTCTGCTAGTAACCGCTCCGCCGAGCCAGCGAGGAAAACGGTGTTGGCGATGCCGTTGAGGATGGCATTATCCTGGCCCTGCTCTGCGGCCTCGGGCTGTAGCTCAATGCCAATAACGGATTCAGCCTGTTGGGCGATCGACAGGGTCAGGGTACCAATGCCGCAGTAAACATCCACAATGCGCTCTGTGCCGGTTAGGGCTAGTTCCTCCAGGATGACATTCAGCAGCGCCTCGGCTTGCTCGGTGTTGACTTGGAAAAAGGTGGTGGACTGGATATGGAAGGTCAGATTGGCAAACTGTTCCGTTAGATAATGCTGCCCAGCCACACAGCGGGTCTCGGGACCAAAAATGGCATTGGTGCGATCGCCATTCAGGTTCACGCACACGCCCACGAGGTCTGGGTAGCGGTTGAGCCATTGCTGGGCCTGCTCCTCAATGCCAGGAATATCCCAATCGGTGGACACCAGGGTCAGCAACAGTTCCCCTGTGCGTC contains these protein-coding regions:
- the rlmD gene encoding 23S rRNA (uracil(1939)-C(5))-methyltransferase RlmD, with the protein product MVDLQPSELDPTPAPDWQQGDLISLDIDDLSSGGDGVGRWQGRVVFVPDSVPGDHAEVRLVRVKRQYAHGKLRKVITSSPHRVRPACIVADKCGGCQWQSVSYEQQLQSKYQQVVQALERIGGLENPPVDQPLPSAPLAYRNKVTYPLAMSGEKVQAGYYQKGSHRLVNLNQCPVQDERLNPLLAEIKQDIQRRGWPIYREKPHRGLLRHVSFRIGRRTGELLLTLVSTDWDIPGIEEQAQQWLNRYPDLVGVCVNLNGDRTNAIFGPETRCVAGQHYLTEQFANLTFHIQSTTFFQVNTEQAEALLNVILEELALTGTERIVDVYCGIGTLTLSIAQQAESVIGIELQPEAAEQGQDNAILNGIANTVFLAGSAERLLAETVRSLSAAPDVILLDPPRRGCDPFVLETLLEVMPERIVYVSCNPATLARDLMRLCESGYRLARVQPVDFFPQTAHIECAAFLVRR
- the lpxD gene encoding UDP-3-O-(3-hydroxymyristoyl)glucosamine N-acyltransferase codes for the protein MPTINLSQIAQHLQSQHTTAQDPEISGVAAIDEAQPGQLSYIEGETFAAQIATTQASALILPMNEALQAAADARQLAWVSVPQPRLAFAQAIALFYQPFKPAPGIHPSAVIDPSVQLGEGVSIGAHVVLQAGVRLGDGVCIHPNVVVYPGVQIGDRSLLHANCVIHERSILGADCVIHSGACIGAEGFGFVPTAEGWFKMEQSGQVVLEDGVEIGCNSAVDRPAVGETRIRRHTKLDNLVHVAHGCQIGEACAMAAQVGLAGGVKVGNRVILAGQVGIANQVTIGDGAIATAQTGVHRDVEPGAIVSGYPAIPNRLWLKISAVYNRLPDMYQSLREIRRQLK